From the Pseudomonas putida genome, one window contains:
- a CDS encoding sugar nucleotide-binding protein, which translates to MRMRLMLLGGGNALGQALIRLGAEEDIAFLAPRPPENGWAPASLTQLLDDHRPDAVVNLAYYFDWFQAESVSDQRLALQERAVERLAELCQHHQITLVQPSSYRVFDGSRATAYSEKDEPVPLGQRGQALWRIEQSVRAACPQHVLLRFGWLLDESIDGALGRFLTRAEQPQELLLADDRRGNPTPVDDAARVILSVLKQLDCSAPLWGTYHYAGNEATTPLALGQAILSEAGQYRQLAVQAPTAQAHAARPDASEEPQHAVLACKKILHTFGIKPRAWRAGLPPLLDRFYRHG; encoded by the coding sequence ATGCGTATGCGCCTGATGCTGTTGGGTGGTGGCAATGCCCTCGGGCAAGCGCTGATTCGTCTCGGGGCCGAGGAGGACATCGCATTCCTGGCACCGCGCCCGCCGGAGAACGGCTGGGCCCCGGCCAGCCTCACTCAGCTGCTTGACGATCATCGCCCCGATGCCGTGGTCAACCTGGCCTACTACTTCGACTGGTTCCAGGCCGAGTCGGTCAGCGACCAGCGCCTGGCCCTGCAGGAGCGGGCAGTGGAGCGGCTGGCGGAGTTGTGCCAGCACCACCAGATCACCCTGGTGCAACCTTCCAGCTACCGGGTGTTCGACGGTTCGCGGGCCACGGCCTACAGCGAGAAGGACGAGCCGGTACCGCTGGGCCAGCGTGGCCAGGCCCTTTGGCGTATCGAGCAGAGCGTGCGCGCGGCGTGCCCGCAGCATGTGCTGCTGCGCTTCGGCTGGTTGCTGGACGAAAGCATCGACGGTGCCCTGGGCCGCTTCCTGACCCGTGCCGAGCAACCGCAGGAGCTGCTGCTGGCCGATGACCGCCGCGGCAACCCGACGCCGGTCGACGACGCCGCGCGGGTGATCCTCTCGGTGCTCAAGCAGCTCGATTGCAGTGCGCCGCTTTGGGGCACCTACCATTACGCCGGCAACGAGGCGACCACGCCGCTGGCGCTGGGCCAGGCAATTCTCAGTGAGGCTGGGCAGTACCGTCAGCTGGCCGTACAGGCGCCGACCGCGCAGGCCCATGCCGCACGGCCGGATGCCAGCGAAGAGCCGCAGCACGCGGTGTTGGCCTGCAAGAAAATACTTCACACTTTCGGCATCAAGCCGCGTGCCTGGCGCGCTGGCTTGCCGCCACTACTGGATCGATTCTACCGCCATGGCTGA